A window of the Halobacterium hubeiense genome harbors these coding sequences:
- the cheB gene encoding chemotaxis protein CheB, with the protein MTKALVVDDSHFMRTVISDILENGGVEVIDTAANGKQAVKKVEELDPDVVTMDVEMPEMNGIEAVEAITERHPTPILMLSALTTEDADATLEAMEKGAVDTFAKPGGTISTELSGHSEELVAAVEDVAAADPTAGHDVQQSAPTTSTPAADADYVENPTLLIGASTGGPNVVESILSALPGEAKFRVLIVQHMPDQFTSRFANRLDQTSEYDIKEAADGDRISGGEGLVARGDYHMQVSGYSNGRLRVRLDQSERRHSVRPAIDVTMESAAEHIMDPLVAVVLTGMGTDGADGIRAVKDAGGSTFAQDEATSAVFGIPERAIETGCVDEVLPADRLTEAITDSIRRST; encoded by the coding sequence ATGACGAAGGCGCTGGTGGTCGACGACTCGCACTTCATGCGGACGGTCATCAGCGACATCTTGGAGAACGGCGGCGTCGAGGTCATCGACACCGCGGCCAACGGCAAGCAGGCCGTCAAGAAGGTCGAGGAGCTCGACCCGGACGTGGTGACGATGGACGTCGAGATGCCGGAGATGAACGGCATCGAGGCGGTCGAAGCCATCACGGAGCGCCACCCGACGCCGATTCTGATGCTGTCCGCGCTGACCACCGAAGACGCCGACGCGACGCTGGAAGCGATGGAGAAAGGCGCCGTAGACACGTTCGCGAAGCCCGGCGGCACCATCTCCACGGAGCTCTCGGGCCACAGCGAGGAGCTGGTCGCGGCCGTCGAAGACGTCGCCGCCGCGGACCCGACCGCAGGCCACGACGTCCAGCAGTCGGCGCCGACGACCAGTACGCCGGCCGCCGACGCCGACTACGTTGAGAACCCGACGCTGCTCATCGGCGCGTCCACGGGCGGCCCGAACGTCGTGGAGTCGATTCTGAGCGCGCTCCCCGGGGAGGCGAAATTCCGGGTGCTGATAGTCCAGCACATGCCCGACCAGTTCACGTCGCGGTTCGCCAACCGCCTCGACCAGACCAGCGAGTACGACATCAAGGAGGCCGCTGACGGCGACCGCATCAGCGGCGGCGAGGGACTGGTCGCGCGCGGCGACTACCACATGCAGGTGTCCGGATACTCGAACGGCCGCCTGCGGGTGCGCCTCGACCAGAGCGAGCGCCGCCACAGCGTGCGGCCCGCCATCGACGTGACGATGGAGTCCGCGGCCGAACACATCATGGACCCGCTCGTCGCCGTCGTGCTGACGGGGATGGGCACGGACGGCGCCGACGGCATCCGTGCGGTCAAGGACGCCGGCGGCTCGACGTTCGCACAGGACGAGGCGACTAGCGCGGTGTTCGGCATCCCCGAGCGCGCCATCGAGACCGGCTGCGTGGACGAGGTGCTGCCGGCGGACCGACTCACCGAAGCAATCACCGACTCGATACGGAGGAGTACCTGA
- the cheY gene encoding chemotaxis protein CheY yields MAKQVLLVDDSEFMRNLLREILEEEFEIADEAENGVEAVEMYKEYDPDLVMMDIVMPIRDGIEATSEIKNHDPSAHIIMCTSIGQEEKMKKAVKAGADGYITKPFQKPSVMDAISDVLAA; encoded by the coding sequence ATGGCGAAGCAGGTCCTACTGGTGGACGACTCGGAGTTTATGCGGAACTTGCTCCGCGAGATTCTCGAAGAGGAGTTCGAAATCGCGGACGAGGCCGAGAACGGGGTCGAGGCCGTCGAGATGTACAAGGAGTACGACCCCGACCTCGTGATGATGGACATCGTGATGCCGATTCGCGACGGCATCGAGGCGACCTCAGAAATCAAGAACCACGACCCGAGCGCGCACATCATCATGTGCACGAGCATCGGGCAGGAGGAGAAGATGAAGAAGGCCGTCAAGGCCGGCGCCGACGGCTACATCACGAAGCCGTTCCAGAAGCCCAGCGTCATGGACGCCATCTCCGACGTCTTAGCGGCATGA
- a CDS encoding chemotaxis protein CheW, producing the protein MMNLESGERQADTAAHVVEFELGNEVCAIDIDAVDSIVESKQVTRVPRAPDAVEGVMDLRGETTAIVDPREFLAIEGDLASDNILVLDRADDKQKIGLRVAEVTEVSDYPELQVDTGDDVSRIGTAAVERDLVKGVIRKLTEELDEDDDIEDADVDLVLWLDIDQLIDAVADTENGDNQR; encoded by the coding sequence ATGATGAATCTGGAGAGTGGCGAGCGGCAGGCCGACACGGCCGCTCACGTCGTCGAGTTCGAACTCGGCAACGAGGTCTGTGCCATCGACATCGACGCCGTCGACAGCATCGTCGAATCCAAGCAAGTCACGCGCGTCCCGCGCGCCCCCGACGCCGTCGAGGGCGTGATGGATCTTCGCGGGGAGACCACGGCCATCGTGGACCCGCGGGAGTTCCTCGCCATCGAGGGCGACCTCGCTTCCGACAACATCCTCGTGCTCGACCGCGCCGACGACAAGCAGAAGATCGGACTACGGGTCGCGGAAGTCACGGAGGTTTCGGACTACCCCGAGCTGCAGGTCGACACGGGCGACGACGTGAGCCGCATCGGGACGGCGGCCGTCGAGCGCGACCTCGTGAAGGGCGTCATCCGGAAGCTCACCGAGGAACTGGACGAGGACGACGATATCGAGGACGCCGACGTCGACCTCGTGCTGTGGCTGGACATCGACCAGCTCATCGACGCGGTCGCGGACACCGAAAACGGCGACAATCAGCGCTGA
- a CDS encoding DUF7500 family protein, translated as MAPSGDPDADETVLSPDELDIEAREEVASIGEDRYVIGPDGPPDTPETDDNGDSTDDATSDGDDTATEPDQSDIEDADETPEQSATSDDTDAVEEITGRDVKRWLVDELDEHDSEYAYRIAAKSGDSVNHQQLATDDIGAAFDGLLVWYAQQVAAGTPVDEALGILLSESSVQARYPTSRLVAYLEAHDLGPDDSIADLVETVSEHDGLVFPKRR; from the coding sequence ATGGCCCCATCCGGCGACCCGGACGCCGACGAAACCGTCCTCTCCCCGGACGAGCTCGACATCGAAGCCCGCGAGGAGGTCGCCTCGATTGGGGAGGATCGGTACGTCATCGGCCCCGACGGTCCACCAGACACCCCAGAGACCGACGACAACGGGGACAGCACCGACGACGCGACCAGCGACGGCGACGACACCGCCACCGAACCCGACCAGTCAGACATCGAGGACGCCGACGAAACGCCCGAACAGTCGGCGACCTCCGACGACACGGACGCCGTCGAAGAGATTACCGGCAGGGACGTGAAGCGGTGGCTCGTCGACGAACTCGACGAGCACGACAGCGAGTACGCCTACCGCATCGCCGCCAAGTCCGGCGACTCCGTCAACCACCAGCAGCTCGCGACCGACGACATCGGCGCGGCGTTCGACGGCCTGCTCGTCTGGTACGCCCAGCAGGTCGCTGCCGGCACGCCCGTGGACGAGGCGCTGGGCATCCTGCTCTCCGAGTCCAGCGTACAGGCGCGCTACCCGACCTCGCGGCTGGTCGCGTACCTCGAAGCCCACGACCTCGGCCCCGACGACTCCATCGCGGACCTCGTGGAGACGGTCTCAGAGCACGACGGCCTCGTCTTCCCGAAGCGCCGGTAG
- a CDS encoding S8 family serine peptidase gives MPAYGWKTCTSMAAPQVAGAVVLVRSQRPDASAEEVEALIQETASQPEEGELYHGAGHLDLDAFVKAAE, from the coding sequence GTGCCCGCGTACGGCTGGAAGACCTGCACGTCGATGGCCGCCCCGCAGGTCGCGGGCGCGGTCGTGCTCGTGCGGTCGCAGCGCCCGGACGCCAGCGCCGAGGAGGTCGAGGCGCTCATCCAGGAGACGGCCAGCCAGCCCGAGGAGGGCGAACTGTACCACGGCGCCGGCCACCTCGACCTCGACGCGTTCGTGAAGGCCGCCGAGTAG
- a CDS encoding type II toxin-antitoxin system RelE family toxin, whose product MASKLDEVVEDPWRDPFDYLEPLQGAPHQKLRVGPFRLGCRADRDSNTLYVLRIRKRVGDAYRSDDD is encoded by the coding sequence ATCGCTTCGAAGCTCGACGAGGTAGTCGAGGACCCGTGGCGTGACCCCTTCGACTACCTCGAACCACTGCAAGGCGCACCCCACCAGAAGCTCCGCGTCGGTCCGTTCCGCCTCGGCTGTCGCGCCGACCGAGACTCGAACACGCTGTACGTGCTCCGAATCCGCAAACGTGTCGGCGACGCCTACCGCAGCGACGACGATTAG
- a CDS encoding ribbon-helix-helix domain-containing protein: MAEAENPPEKTTVNIRITETFLDDVDATWQEEGYNSRSEFIRDVLRDAVKHPDFNRADLKAMLAGETDIQEDRTRSSDAIKDEYDLDDG; this comes from the coding sequence ATGGCCGAAGCCGAGAACCCCCCGGAGAAGACAACCGTGAACATCCGCATCACCGAAACCTTCCTCGACGACGTCGACGCGACGTGGCAAGAGGAAGGGTACAACAGCCGCAGCGAGTTCATCCGCGACGTTCTCCGTGACGCCGTGAAACACCCCGACTTCAACCGCGCGGACCTCAAGGCGATGCTCGCCGGCGAAACTGACATTCAGGAAGACCGCACCCGTAGCAGTGACGCTATCAAGGACGAGTACGACCTCGACGACGGATGA
- a CDS encoding DEAD/DEAH box helicase encodes MDDLADWLRDRPHYDGQLVDERTLPGRDASTRDVDLESRLESALAERGIDALYEHQADAISAVRDGDDVVVATPTASGKSLAYTVPAFERAMDHGGRTLYVAPQNALVADQQETFSELASDLGFGSRVQVDTYTGRLSRSEKQAVRDRRPTVLLTNPEMLHYALLPHGHRLWEWFFSGLETVVLDEVHEYRGVFGGHVAHVLRRLRRVCERFDADPDFVCCSATIGNPVEHAARVTGKPESGFALVDEDTSERGPRHWLLWNPPEEAGGEGRRRSSHVETRHLMADLVMRGHQTLAFTRSRQGAERNATGTADDLRDRGEHDLAGEIAAYQAALTDDRRRSLEAGLHDGSLRGVWSTSALELGVDVGGLDAVLLDGYPGTQMNTFQRAGRAGRGTDPAAVALVAGEDQLDQYVMNHPEELFDGDPEDAIVDPANEHLLDPHVASAARENWLSPEDERYFPRFAERVRTLESRGVIERRETEHGTRWTYAGDGSPQHEMSLRSIDDREVRLLDPSGDTIATMEFSDALRDAHPGAIYHHQGQRYEVVDLDLANDVADLQPTYADHYTRVLTDKDMEVREDREERAPFAREDVPVRFADVTLTEQVTGYERRNAKRGESEATVSLDLPEQTLETRALYYTVPSDVEAELRAAGDLPGAIHAAEHAMISMFPTELLCDRGDIGGLSTPVHPHTGRPTIFIYDGYPGGVGLARAGFDSVAELAERTLAMLEACDCADGCPACVQSPQCGNANDPLDKQLAIELLDAIT; translated from the coding sequence GTGGACGACCTCGCCGACTGGCTCCGGGACCGACCGCACTACGACGGCCAGCTCGTCGACGAGCGCACGCTCCCCGGCCGCGACGCGAGCACGCGGGACGTCGACCTCGAATCCCGCCTCGAATCGGCGCTCGCGGAGCGCGGTATTGACGCGCTCTACGAGCACCAAGCCGACGCTATCAGCGCGGTCAGGGATGGCGACGACGTGGTGGTCGCGACGCCGACCGCGAGCGGGAAGAGTCTCGCGTACACGGTGCCGGCGTTCGAGCGCGCGATGGACCACGGCGGCCGCACGCTCTACGTCGCGCCGCAGAACGCGCTCGTCGCCGACCAGCAGGAGACGTTCTCCGAGCTCGCCAGCGACCTCGGGTTCGGGAGCCGCGTGCAAGTGGACACGTACACGGGCCGACTCTCCCGCTCGGAGAAACAGGCCGTGCGGGACCGCCGGCCGACGGTCCTGCTGACGAACCCCGAGATGCTGCACTACGCGCTGTTGCCCCACGGCCACCGGCTCTGGGAGTGGTTCTTCTCTGGGCTGGAAACCGTGGTGCTCGACGAGGTCCACGAGTACCGCGGCGTCTTCGGCGGCCACGTCGCCCACGTCCTGCGCCGACTCCGGCGGGTCTGCGAGCGATTCGACGCCGACCCGGACTTCGTCTGTTGTTCGGCGACCATCGGCAACCCCGTCGAGCACGCGGCCCGCGTGACCGGCAAGCCCGAGTCGGGGTTCGCGCTCGTCGACGAGGACACGAGCGAGCGCGGCCCGCGGCACTGGCTCTTGTGGAATCCGCCCGAGGAAGCCGGCGGCGAGGGCCGGCGCCGCTCCTCGCACGTCGAGACGCGGCACCTGATGGCCGACCTCGTGATGCGCGGCCACCAGACGCTGGCGTTCACGCGCTCCCGGCAGGGGGCCGAGCGCAACGCCACCGGCACTGCCGACGACCTCCGCGACCGCGGCGAACACGACCTCGCCGGCGAGATTGCGGCCTACCAAGCCGCACTCACGGACGACCGCCGGCGAAGCCTCGAAGCCGGCCTCCATGACGGTAGCCTCCGCGGCGTCTGGAGCACGAGCGCGCTCGAACTCGGCGTAGACGTCGGCGGCCTCGACGCCGTCCTCCTCGACGGCTACCCGGGCACGCAGATGAACACGTTCCAGCGCGCGGGCCGCGCCGGTCGGGGCACCGACCCCGCCGCCGTCGCGCTCGTCGCTGGCGAGGACCAGCTCGACCAGTACGTGATGAACCACCCCGAGGAGCTGTTCGACGGGGACCCCGAGGACGCCATCGTGGACCCCGCGAACGAACACCTGCTGGACCCGCACGTCGCGTCCGCGGCCCGCGAGAACTGGCTCTCGCCCGAGGACGAGCGGTACTTCCCGCGGTTCGCCGAGCGCGTGCGAACACTCGAAAGCCGGGGCGTGATCGAACGCCGCGAGACGGAGCACGGCACGCGCTGGACGTACGCCGGCGACGGCAGCCCCCAGCACGAGATGAGCCTGCGCTCCATCGACGACCGCGAGGTGCGACTGCTGGACCCTTCGGGCGACACGATTGCGACGATGGAGTTCTCGGACGCGCTCCGGGACGCCCACCCCGGCGCCATCTACCACCACCAGGGCCAGCGCTACGAGGTCGTGGACCTCGACCTCGCCAACGACGTGGCGGACCTCCAGCCGACGTACGCCGACCACTACACGCGCGTGCTCACGGACAAGGACATGGAGGTCCGCGAGGACCGCGAGGAGCGCGCGCCGTTCGCCCGCGAGGACGTGCCCGTACGGTTCGCGGACGTCACGCTCACCGAGCAGGTGACTGGCTACGAGCGTCGGAACGCCAAGCGCGGCGAGTCGGAGGCGACGGTGAGCCTCGACCTCCCCGAGCAGACGCTAGAGACGCGTGCGCTCTACTACACGGTGCCGTCGGACGTCGAGGCCGAGTTGCGTGCGGCGGGCGACCTCCCGGGCGCGATTCACGCCGCCGAGCACGCGATGATTTCGATGTTCCCCACGGAGTTGCTCTGCGACCGCGGGGACATCGGCGGGCTCTCCACGCCCGTCCACCCGCACACCGGCCGCCCGACTATCTTCATCTACGACGGCTACCCGGGCGGCGTCGGGCTGGCGCGCGCGGGCTTCGACTCGGTGGCAGAGCTGGCCGAGCGCACGCTCGCGATGCTGGAAGCCTGCGACTGCGCGGACGGCTGCCCGGCGTGCGTGCAGTCCCCGCAGTGCGGGAACGCCAACGACCCGCTCGACAAGCAGTTGGCAATCGAGTTGCTCGACGCGATTACGTAA
- a CDS encoding pyridoxal phosphate-dependent aminotransferase produces the protein MFPRLEYLEWISGRPEVALYDLASSDLRGDRDHEPEAVPEPLDGLSDPPRGATLETQIAGEYGVEPEQVLVTPGATMANVVAAATALGLGPDEEPEEKQRVLVEKPSYEPLVKTPAALGAEVDRFLRGEVYRLDVERAEKALTDHTELVTVTNRHNPSGSLAERDTLADLATVASDAGARLLVDEVYAPYVTEPRDGPFGGPTAAGLDDTVVTSSLTKFFGLDDLRIGWLVADREFVERAHSVSMHFLGVADTSRALGRRALHNKDHLAERARTLLAENTELFEAFLAERDDVEGFLAEGSTFAFLDPDNVDGNELAAAAWDEGVLVVPGRFFGADERIRVSLGRNPSEVAPALDALGAVLDRFE, from the coding sequence ATGTTCCCGCGGCTGGAGTACCTCGAATGGATTTCCGGGCGGCCGGAGGTCGCGCTGTACGACCTCGCGTCCAGCGACCTGCGCGGTGACCGCGACCACGAGCCCGAGGCGGTCCCCGAGCCGCTGGATGGGCTCTCGGACCCGCCGAGGGGCGCGACCCTCGAAACCCAGATTGCCGGCGAGTACGGCGTCGAACCCGAGCAGGTGCTGGTGACGCCGGGCGCGACGATGGCGAACGTCGTCGCCGCCGCGACCGCGCTCGGCCTCGGCCCCGACGAGGAGCCCGAGGAGAAACAGCGCGTACTCGTCGAGAAGCCCAGCTACGAGCCGCTCGTGAAGACGCCGGCGGCGCTCGGCGCCGAAGTCGACCGGTTCCTGCGCGGCGAGGTCTACCGGCTGGACGTCGAGCGCGCGGAGAAGGCGCTCACCGACCACACGGAACTCGTCACGGTAACCAACCGCCACAACCCCAGCGGCTCGCTGGCCGAGCGCGACACGCTCGCGGACCTTGCGACCGTCGCCAGCGACGCTGGCGCGCGCCTGCTCGTCGACGAGGTGTACGCGCCGTACGTCACCGAGCCCCGCGACGGACCGTTCGGCGGGCCGACCGCAGCCGGGCTCGACGACACCGTGGTCACGAGTTCGCTGACGAAGTTCTTCGGGCTCGACGACCTCCGCATTGGGTGGCTGGTCGCGGACCGCGAGTTCGTCGAGCGCGCGCACTCGGTGTCGATGCACTTCCTCGGCGTCGCGGACACCAGCCGGGCGCTCGGCCGGCGCGCGCTCCACAACAAGGACCACCTCGCCGAGCGCGCGCGGACGTTGCTCGCGGAGAACACCGAGTTGTTCGAGGCGTTCCTCGCGGAGCGCGACGATGTCGAGGGGTTCCTCGCGGAGGGGTCGACGTTCGCGTTCCTCGACCCCGACAACGTCGACGGCAACGAGCTCGCGGCCGCCGCGTGGGACGAGGGCGTCCTCGTCGTCCCCGGCCGCTTCTTCGGGGCGGACGAGCGCATTCGCGTGAGTCTCGGACGCAACCCCAGCGAGGTCGCGCCCGCGCTCGACGCGCTCGGCGCGGTCCTCGACCGCTTCGAGTAG
- a CDS encoding PRC-barrel domain-containing protein, whose amino-acid sequence MDSEADEITSLVGREVYSNNGVFVGEVEDVRLDLDAEVVNGLALSELNAQLFADTETGKKGVIIPYRWVRAVGDVVLINDVIERYESPDEDTELAV is encoded by the coding sequence ATGGACTCCGAAGCAGACGAAATCACCTCGCTTGTCGGCCGCGAGGTGTACTCGAACAACGGCGTCTTCGTCGGGGAAGTCGAAGACGTCCGCCTGGACCTCGACGCGGAAGTGGTGAACGGCCTCGCGCTCAGCGAACTCAACGCCCAGCTGTTCGCGGACACCGAGACCGGGAAGAAAGGCGTCATCATCCCGTATCGGTGGGTGCGTGCAGTCGGCGACGTGGTCCTCATCAACGACGTTATCGAGCGCTACGAAAGCCCTGACGAAGATACCGAACTCGCCGTTTAG
- a CDS encoding AEC family transporter, translating into MEVVGRLLALLVLLLVGTGLRVAGVLDATRTEWLNDAAYYVALPALVFVSTYDRDVAELVSPALFGGLLFVLFATATVAWVVHRNQAERRRRSVAVTQSYHSNLGYLGLPLVAATFSDDVTAVASVVLGVVSLVQVPLTVFVLTTVSDADASLAEEVAKLGRNPVLLALVAGLVVGSAGIGLPGPATAGLDLLGTLALPIALLCVGASLEVDLPNVDVGATGAVVALKIVLMPAIAWTTFSLLSVDAATFTAAVVMLGTPTAVSTYVFANELGGDEAFASLNVFVTTLASIGTLFVLIRAVG; encoded by the coding sequence ATGGAAGTCGTCGGCCGGTTGCTCGCGCTGCTCGTTTTGCTGCTCGTCGGGACAGGGCTGCGCGTCGCCGGCGTGCTCGACGCTACCCGCACCGAGTGGCTCAACGACGCCGCGTACTACGTCGCGCTGCCCGCGCTCGTGTTCGTGTCGACGTACGACCGCGACGTCGCCGAGCTCGTCTCTCCCGCCCTGTTCGGCGGCCTCCTGTTCGTGCTGTTCGCGACCGCCACGGTCGCGTGGGTCGTCCACCGGAATCAGGCCGAGCGCCGCCGCCGCAGCGTCGCGGTCACGCAGTCCTACCACTCGAATCTGGGCTACCTCGGGCTGCCGCTGGTCGCCGCGACGTTCAGCGACGACGTGACCGCGGTCGCGAGCGTCGTGCTCGGCGTCGTCTCGCTCGTGCAGGTGCCGCTGACGGTGTTCGTCCTCACGACCGTCAGCGACGCCGACGCCTCGCTCGCCGAGGAAGTCGCGAAACTCGGGCGCAACCCCGTGTTGCTCGCGCTGGTCGCGGGGCTGGTCGTCGGGTCTGCCGGCATCGGGCTCCCCGGCCCGGCGACTGCGGGGTTGGACCTGCTGGGGACGCTCGCGCTCCCCATTGCGTTGCTGTGCGTGGGGGCGTCGCTGGAGGTCGACCTGCCGAACGTCGACGTCGGTGCCACGGGCGCGGTCGTCGCGCTCAAAATCGTGTTGATGCCCGCGATAGCGTGGACGACGTTCTCGCTCCTGAGCGTGGACGCCGCGACGTTTACCGCCGCCGTCGTGATGCTCGGCACGCCGACCGCGGTGTCGACGTACGTGTTCGCGAACGAACTCGGCGGCGACGAAGCGTTCGCGTCCCTGAACGTCTTCGTCACGACGCTGGCGTCGATCGGGACGCTGTTCGTCCTCATCAGAGCCGTCGGCTGA
- a CDS encoding DHH family phosphoesterase: MSSRATISSMSTYAILGCGSVGHAVAEELVERGKDVLIVDRDEARVEALRDQDLNAQVADIRDEEVAGLVADRDVVLIMASDVEANEAAVTNIRGRNDEQFVVVRASDPVTSDELTELGADVVINPSSVIADAALRALESGELEYKARQLADVIEGTDGRLAIVTHDNPDPDSIAAAAALNAIAAHLGVEADILYFGDIGHQENRAFVNLLDIELTPYEDVDIDDYDTVALVDPAKAGEVSLDREVDIFLDHYEVDEEFDAEFADIRPNVSATSTILTKYIQEFDLSVSQEVATALLYGIRAETLDFRRDTTPADLTAAAYLYPFADHDTLEQVESPNMSPETLDVLAEAIANREVQGSHLVSNAGFISDRDALAQAASQLLNLEGITTTAVFGIVEDTIYLAARSKDIRLNIGRVLSDAFENIGEAAGHSTQASAEIPLGIFTGIEATEENRETLLSLTEEAVTQKLFDAMGVESESSSGSNGN; encoded by the coding sequence ATGAGCAGCCGGGCAACCATCTCCTCGATGTCCACGTACGCCATCCTTGGCTGCGGGAGCGTCGGCCACGCCGTCGCCGAGGAGTTGGTCGAACGAGGTAAAGACGTCCTCATTGTGGACCGTGACGAGGCCCGCGTAGAGGCGTTGCGCGACCAGGACTTGAACGCGCAGGTCGCGGACATCCGCGACGAGGAGGTCGCAGGACTGGTCGCGGACCGCGACGTCGTCCTCATCATGGCCTCGGACGTCGAAGCGAACGAAGCTGCGGTGACAAACATCCGCGGGCGGAACGACGAGCAGTTCGTCGTCGTGCGCGCCAGCGACCCCGTGACCAGCGACGAACTCACAGAGCTGGGCGCGGACGTCGTCATCAATCCGTCGTCGGTCATCGCGGACGCGGCGTTGCGCGCGCTCGAGTCCGGCGAACTGGAGTACAAAGCCCGCCAGCTCGCGGATGTCATCGAGGGCACTGATGGCCGGCTGGCGATCGTCACGCACGACAACCCCGACCCGGACTCCATCGCCGCGGCGGCCGCGCTGAACGCCATCGCGGCCCACCTCGGCGTGGAGGCGGACATCCTCTACTTCGGGGACATCGGCCACCAGGAGAACCGCGCGTTCGTGAACCTGCTGGACATCGAGTTGACGCCGTACGAGGACGTCGACATCGACGACTACGACACGGTCGCGCTCGTCGACCCGGCGAAGGCCGGAGAGGTGTCGCTGGACCGCGAGGTCGACATCTTCCTCGACCACTACGAGGTCGACGAGGAGTTCGACGCGGAGTTCGCGGACATCCGCCCGAACGTCTCCGCGACCTCCACCATCCTCACGAAGTACATTCAGGAGTTCGACCTCTCGGTGAGCCAGGAGGTCGCCACAGCGCTGTTGTACGGGATTCGCGCCGAAACCCTGGACTTCCGCCGGGATACGACGCCGGCGGACCTCACCGCGGCGGCGTACCTCTACCCGTTCGCGGACCACGACACCCTCGAACAGGTGGAGTCGCCGAACATGAGCCCGGAGACGCTGGACGTGCTCGCGGAAGCCATCGCGAACCGCGAGGTCCAAGGCAGCCACCTTGTCTCGAACGCGGGGTTCATCAGCGACCGGGACGCGCTCGCGCAGGCCGCCTCCCAGCTGTTGAATCTGGAGGGCATCACGACGACTGCCGTCTTCGGCATCGTCGAGGACACCATCTATCTGGCGGCGCGCTCGAAGGACATCCGCCTGAACATCGGGCGCGTGCTCAGCGACGCCTTCGAGAACATCGGCGAGGCCGCCGGCCACTCCACGCAGGCGTCCGCGGAGATTCCGCTCGGCATCTTCACGGGCATCGAGGCGACCGAGGAGAACCGCGAGACCCTCCTGTCGCTGACCGAGGAGGCGGTCACGCAGAAGCTCTTCGACGCGATGGGCGTCGAGTCCGAGAGTTCCAGCGGGTCGAACGGCAACTAG
- a CDS encoding SWIM zinc finger family protein, whose product MGWESYEFTVVGPHQVEVTNASWGHEKADHSYVVGIEERDGVPVPTECGCKADQYREDYDCKHKVALASVGGPVVLQAAVEYATPTVDADETTTQTLEDKLRADGGMIAEERHEDGAGVIEAKPAECDCDDLRDDFPCWPCVRTGRRELPE is encoded by the coding sequence GTGGGATGGGAGTCCTACGAGTTCACGGTCGTCGGCCCGCATCAAGTCGAAGTCACGAACGCATCGTGGGGACACGAGAAAGCCGACCACTCCTACGTCGTCGGCATCGAGGAGCGCGACGGCGTCCCTGTCCCGACTGAATGTGGCTGTAAGGCCGACCAGTACCGCGAGGACTACGACTGCAAGCACAAGGTTGCACTCGCGTCAGTCGGCGGCCCCGTCGTTCTACAAGCCGCTGTTGAGTACGCGACCCCCACGGTGGACGCCGACGAAACCACCACGCAAACGCTGGAAGACAAACTCCGCGCTGACGGTGGTATGATTGCCGAGGAAAGACACGAGGATGGCGCGGGCGTCATCGAAGCGAAACCTGCCGAGTGTGACTGCGACGACCTCCGCGACGACTTCCCCTGCTGGCCGTGTGTGAGAACCGGACGGCGAGAACTACCCGAGTAG